The sequence below is a genomic window from Lolium perenne isolate Kyuss_39 chromosome 7, Kyuss_2.0, whole genome shotgun sequence.
GTCAAAATTATTTCTTACACTGAATATCAATATTTTCAGTTTTAGGTAATTATAGCTCTTTGTTGCAGTTATGAGATTGCTTGTTCTCTTGATCAATCATAAGAAATTTAGTTATCCCATGCATGATGCTATGATCCTTTATAAATCCTTGTGTACAAAAATAAAGATGCATATCGATGCTAACCATCAAGTATATCGTATTTGCCTTTATTTAATTATGTTATCTAAACTCCAAAATTTCTTTCTGTCCACTATCTTTTGAAGCTCTTATCTGAATAGAAGTTCTAGCATTTTCATGCCACTCTCATTGCGGTTGTTTGCAGAAGGAACTGTCATGCAACTCATGCTGGAGGATGGTTGCTGCTTATTTTTGAGTCATACTTTTGTCTTCTGTATATCTGTCTGAGGAACTGGAATATATCTCAAAATTTGTTGGAATTCCAATGTTGATAACGTGTATTTTTTGATCTGTACCACTGTAAATCTTACATCTCTAATGTGGTGCTAGCGCTCTATTTGCAGTTACCTTATCTGTCATTGATGGCCATGCTTAGATGGTCCCTTGCAAAATTATATGGGTGTTAAATGATTAAAATCTCACATGTTGAGCAGAATACCAAACTACTACAAATAATTGTATGCTTTAGTGAAACTACTCAAACAAGTTACAACAATTTAATAATTTGTGTTCATTCGATTAGCACTAGCAGGTCATGAGGTATTGTCGTGTTAACAGCAAACTGATGTGTTGTGGATGGAAACAATGAGACATGCCATCATGGAATACAATAGATAGTACGACTGGAGCATTGCCACTGATAGATTTATTGTGTAAGTGTAGAGCTCACTAATCAACCAAATGAAGTGTTTTACATGGCCACGATAGAAACCATGTCCACATATTTAGTTTATGGATGACAATAAAACTAAAACAAAGGAAATAAACATGTTACAACTGTCAACATGGCACTGCTAAAAACAAccacaaatccaccacacctaccaCGAACCTACAATACGTTTTTGTCTGAGGCCACAAccacaaatccaccacacctaccaCGAACCTACAGTACGTTTTTGTCTGAGGGCTGGAGGTTCCCTGCCAGGCACGTCACGCCAGGAGCCACTATTATCGAAACCTGCGGTAGGAAAAGACATGGCTAGCGTGACAGAGGGGATCTAGCCACAGAAACAAGCATCCAACATAACGCCTTGAGCTCTCAGACAACTGCTTGTATGATTGTGCATTTGGTTCCGAGTATTGAGCATTTTGAGAGGGAGAGAGCGAGTAGCAGCCTAGCTAGTGTGTGAACAAATGGATGGAGTTCAATTAGTGGATACCATATACTAACTGACAATTTTGTTTTTCGAGGCAGTGACTTTTGACGTTTGCAAGGATGCACTTCTCCTCCTCAGACAATTTTCTCCTATAAGTAAAGAGTTAACCATTTGCTCACCTTGCAGCTTCGAAACGGCACCAAATTGCACCTTGAACCAAGCAGCTAGCTATGGCGTCTGCTGAAAGCGACAAGTACCGATCGTTCATGCATGGCGAGGGCGAGAAGAGCACCGTGTGGAGGCTTGGAGCCCCTCCCAACTACGATGTGGTCAACAAGCTCTTCGAGGAAGAGAGGACCAAGGTACTCTACTAAACAGCTGACCCACGGATGCATCATATAATGCCTCTTTTCCAAGATAGCTGGCACAAGTCAGAATTTGTCTAGATACGACGGGGCTCATTTTGAAAGAGAAAAAACTGCGTCCCTTAATATGAAATGGAGTGAGTATTCATATCCTGCCATGTTGATGATGAACGGTGTCGGTCGTACACTGAACAAAAAGATCTTCTGTCCGCACAAATAATCATCTTCATGATTCGCTGGATCAGGAATGGCCAGAGGGGTCTCTGGAGGAGAAGGTCCAGCGCTTGCTCAAGACCTGGGAGATGGAGATGGTCCACAAGGTGCGCCCTGAGGACCAGAAGAGCGTTCACTCCCATGGATTCAGCGCAAGCACCAACGGTGAGTCCTCACCACACCACACTTCCACACAATCGGCAGTCGATCGATGCCCCATAAGTTATCCGTGCAACGTAAACGAATTGACAATTTACAGGTATGAAGCCCCTGACACGGAATGAGATTTCGGCCATTGGCGGCTACAACGCGTTCCTGGCGACCACCCTGCCACCGGAGCACCGCATCTACGACCCAGAGAAGGAGTCCGCCGAGTCAGGCATGTCAACGTTCCTCACGGCGTTTCCCCGAGGCTTCGCCATCGAAGTGCTGGATGTCTACAGCGGGCCGCCGAGGATCGCCTTTAAGTTCAGGCACTGGGGGTACATGGAGGGCCCGTTCAAAGACCACCCTCCTCACGGCCAGCGCGTCGAGTTCTTTGGAGTCTGCATCTTCCATGTAAGTTTGGCTGCTTTAATATATGAAGTCTGAGATGTGCTGCACAGCTAGGGTCTCTTTACAAAAACAGAGTAGACACTGAGCAAACAATGTGATGATAGGTTGATGAGGACTCGAAGGTGGAGAAGGCAGAGTACTTCTACGAGCGTGGCAACTTCCTGGCGAGCTTCTTGAGTGCGCCTGCTTCTGCTTCTGCTTCTGCTTCTGCTTCTGCTCCTGCTCCTCTTGCATCGGCTTCAGGCTGCCCTGTGATGAGAGCAGATTAAAGCGCAGTCGGATTAATGAAACAACATGTCATCAGGGTACAGTACGACCAGTCGATCACCTCCAGGCTCCAGCGTCTCTGACTGGCATGGTTCCATCTTGTCAAGAAAATCTTTGAAATAGGACAAATATATTTTGATCCATGCATGATTGTCTACTTCGGTACTTGATATTTCTAGATCCTTCAAGTGACAAAAAAAAGATCCTTCAAGTGACAAAACCATCTATAATTTGTCCCTTGCTTTGCTAAAAACAGCTTTGATGATGACGATGGTTTCACATATCCTAGTGACAAAATCTACAGGGATGATATAACTAAGGTTTTCCATATTGGGAAACGAAAGTCTCACTGCTACCCCTTTCATCAATCTATAAGGAGGTGAGGGAGGCGATTTTCCAAAGTAAGCACAATTGCCCCTTTCGTGGTAGAATTTTATCATATGTTTTATGAAACTTGCAGTATACTatttcccgatgtttctccaaatATTTAAGTTAAGAAGCTTCcagaaattcaatttggctccgggtgcgtatgctccctctaccaagaaAATATATTTTGAAGTGTCGAATTTTTTTGATAATAATTTCTACATGTACATATCCACAATATATGGGAGTTCGTCAAGTTTCGAGAAAAActgatattttttgtggtctatataaaaaggaGAAAATTTATGTTGTGACAAGTCCTATTTTTAGCACCGAATTTtgtttttttacacacgtcacaagaTAAGTCGAATtttcatgaaacaactttgtagATGTGTAGCACGTGAAGAAGTATGTGCAAATTTTTTAATATTTCAAAATATATCTAagatgtatttcaaaataaagggatcatacgatcccatgtgccaaaacaccactcccagagGCTTCAACTTTTAATCCTCTTCatggttctttttttttttgctagtgTTATTTAAAGTAGTCCACCATGACAAAGTGTTCTTTTTCCAAAAGTTTGGCGAACGGATAGAGACATCGAAACTGCCCAGTAAGCGAACTGGAAGCTTCATCTTAACAAATCAATCATTGTTCATGCATGGCCGTTGACGCGTGGACGACTTCTCGTGCTATCATATGCTGAACTACTTCCACCGGCCGCCGGAAGCAGATCAGCGAAGTAGTTCAGCATATGATAGCGCGAGAAGCAGATTAGAGGCCACACCTACTAGACGTACCAAACCACAAAGAGGATGGCCGAGCCGACGTCGCTCCCCAGAATTGCCATGAtccttttttttcgataaagggaatatattaatatcgagagataccaattacacccagcctctgcaacaacgcaccaccctaatggcactacggatgcatacaaccaaaaaaaaggaaaagaaaactagcgACATGTTACTTCTCTTCCACCGGAGTTCATCGGCACCAGCGCCGGCGAGCACCCTCTGCATCCCCCGTGAGTGGGACGCGCTCCTCGACTTCAAGGCCGGCCTCACCGACCCCGGCAACTTCCTCTCGTCGTGGCAAGGGGCGGACTGCTGCCAGTGGAAGGGCGTCGAATGCAGCAACGGGACCGGCAACGTCGTGACACTCCAAGTCAGGACCCCATGGAACAGTCCGGAGCTCATAGGAGGTGAGATTCGCCCATCCTTGCTCACTTTACAGCATCTCGACTGGCTGGACCTCTCGGAGAATGACTTTGGTGGCAAACCCATCCCAAAGTTCATCGGCGACCTACGCAGCCTCACGAATCTCGTCCTTTCTGACTCCAATTTCGGCGGTCAGATTCCTCCCCACCTTGGGAACCTCTCGAACCTAGTCAACCTCCATATCACCGACAATAATGATTTAACTGTGCCACAAACATATCagctcatctcgcctgatctcgcATGGGTGTCGCGTCTATGGAAGCTCCAGCTCCTCGGTTTGGCTGGGGTGGATCTCAGTGCTGCCGTCGACTGGGCTCATTCTCTCAGCATGCTGCCCTCTCTAAAAGACCTTTATTTAAGCTTTTGTGGGCTACGGAACACGATGCCTCCCCCAGCACATTCCAACCTCATATCGCTTGAATCCATCTCCATGAGTCGGAACCCCTTCAACCAATCTTttagtgccatcaattttgtTTGGAATCTGCCTCTGCCTAGCCTCCAAGCGCTATCGATGATGCACTGCGGTTTCCATAGTTCTATCCCGGACGCAGTAGGGAACTTGACCTCCCTTGAATACTTGTATCTCGATGGAAACCACATCACTGGCATTGACGCATTTCCGTTGACCTTCAAGAAAGTGAAGAACCTAAAGGGGCTCAGCTTAACAGAGAACTTCATCAACATGGACGTAGGGAAGATGCTGGATCGGTTGCCATCAGATGAATTGGAGATGTTGTCTTTGGACAACAACAATTTGACATGGTCCTTACCAAGTCGTCTAGGGCAATTTAGGAGCTTGACACGGGTTATGCTCAGAAACAATAAGCTTTCCGGAGAGATACCACTTGGTATACGGGAACTCATAAAGTTGAGAGGCTTATGGCTAAGCTCTAACAACTTACATGGTACAATCACTGAGCAGCACTTCCCGTTTGCTGGCCAGCTGGAGGTTTTGGATATCAGTTTTAACCAGCTTGTTGGCCCGATTCCAACATTTCCACCGAGCCTAACATCCTTGGATCTGTCTAGAAACAATCTATCAGGCACACTTCCATCAGTGATTGGAAAATCAATGCTACAAGTTGTCATCCTCTTCAGCAATTCCTTTTCTGGAACTATTCCATGCTCCTTGTTTCAGTTGCAACAGTTGTTATACAAGCAATaaacaaataacgaagaacgataaaaGAAAACGTAGCGGAGACacgagatttaacgtggaaaatctcttccaacacagaaggggaaaaaaccacgtgggttatcttataatctgataaaccctaaccggcggcttacaagatgtatatataggcggtggcaacgatccgtaccgcgggGCCTGCCGCCCCCGCACCCCCCTTCGCAGCCGTCCTTGCAGGGCACGACGTATGGGCTAACTTCAGGCTCCGCTATGCTTCGGTCCAAGCCTACCGACgacgaatttggatcacaatataacaagatGAAGCTCTCCTGAGGATAGTTTTGTATCGTTTTTGGCTGGTAGCTTAGAAGTTTTGTACATCGACACTTGTTATGGACTGGAGAGACTATGAAATTTGGGACAAGATGCTACTCTAATCGAAGAAAATCGAGATGCTTTGGTCCAAGTCGTTGCTCCTTGCGCATTCATACGGAGGTCAGATGATATGACATATGCTACAAAATGTGGAAATAAGTTGTTACAAATTGAATATCTTGCCAATCATTAGTGACTGAGGTGTAAAGCGTTTACCATTCAATTGCTGGCTCGTATGGTATTAACGAAATGACATGGCCAGGATTGAACCATATTTTGAAGAGTACAAATGACAATCCCAAAGGGCGCGTGAAAGTTTGTTATGACATAGCTGCTTCGTTTTGATGAAAATGCAGCGGATCCTTATGATCTGGCCGGTGAAAAACTGTCGTTTTAGCTTCGGTACATATCCCATTGGTTGTTGTAATAGAACTTCTACCTGCTCTCCGCCGAACACTAGCAATAGCTTTGCAGTGCCCCCTTCCCTGCTAAGTTTCTGCTTTTGGATAGCTTTTGCTTTCAGTCTCCatcagtggcggagccaggattGGAGCAAGCCCAGGGCCAAAAACTAAGCACGGAAAAATAACTCTAAAAAAGCTCATGTCATAGCAAATTAAATTTTGTTACAAATGTCAAAAAAGGAACATATAATTCCAACTGAATTGTTAACCATCCAAAAAGTACATACAACATCGCAAAAGACTAAAAGAAAAGTAATATGAGGGATATAGAAAGATAGTACAGAAATCAGTTGTTGATTTCTTGACAGTCGATTGATCAATTCAGTTGAGAGACAGTGGATGATCAAAACTAGTCAATTACGTAGTTGAGAAGGGGAGCTGCAGATGACTGAGACGAGTCTTACCTACTCAAATTGAGTGATTGAGTGAAGGTTGTACAACGAGTAGCAAAAGCGTACAACAGACGTCGTCACCACACCATCGAGCGGCGCCACCGGCGATTACGTGGAGGAGGGCAGGAGGCGGCCAGCCGGCCAGGCACAGCGGAGCAGGAGCGGCAGCAAAAACAGCCGATCAGAGTTCGAGGGGTCGGCAAAGAAGGACGAGGCGATGGCTGGAACAAGGTTCGGCTATCCGGAGAGCCTGCGCACTAGGGCCGGCGCGCGTGTCCTGCGGTTCTGCGATGCTCTGCTATTTTCCATTGCGTTAGCTCCGTGGGCTAGCGAAGATGGGCCAATCCAGGGCCAAATCGAAAATCTATATAGGTAGTACGACGGTAAAATTGCTGCGCCCCGGGCCATGGCCCTGGTTGCCCGGGGTGTAGCTCCGCCCCTCTCTCCATGGCGCGGAGTTGTATATATGTTAAAGATCTCTGACTCTGTTTTCGTTATCAATGGATAATGAAAATCGATCCCTGCTGGATCGCTTGTAAAAAAAAATGATGCAGTTGGAAACAAATCTGCAAGAGCTCGCTCAGTCTTAACCTCGGTGAAAAATCATCTACGACGTGCCTTGGAAAGAAAGATCTAGGGCCTTTGTTCATCAACTCTGACACTGATAATTTTCTCTACCTCAAGCCAACTTGGATAAGAAGTCAGCTACTAATCAACTGATAAGCCGCCCAGTTTGTCCTGGTGTTAGCAAGTCAATGTTATTTAAAGTAGTCTACCATGACAAATTGTTCCTTTCCAAAAGTTGGTGAAGGGAAAGAGACATCCAAACTGCACACCAAGGAAATTGGAAGCCTCTCTCTTCATGCGAGGCGCCTCCCGCCTCCCAACCCCCAACCCTAACCTACCGCCTCCCGCCTCCcaaccctcccgccgccgccgccggggcaaagatctcggggcgtggcggcggcgggggcttcTCCTCGTCACGCGTCGGGAACGGCGGCCAAGGAGTCTCTCACGCGGCGGTGGCCCTTCCGCCTCccggggcggcggcggtcggacgaggatggaggggcggcggcggccctcccGGGGTCGATCCAGCTGCGGGCTGCGGCCTCCCCGCCTCCCATCGACGGCATGCCGACGGTGgtggctggtggaggcggagagcgcctttccctccgcctctcgccggtgaggggcgatgatcttgggcttctcccgcggtacgaggacgcctggggcagcagccttgggttcgacggtggaggtgaccctcttcttcgccggagaggatcggcctgcggttggtggtggtggatcttttgatctatcaccgcgttccggcggcgagatggaggagcttggaagccggcgatggcgtcgccggtggagggttggagtggccagcccaggatggtcgccgacgtgggggtccgacctgaataaaggcggcggtcctagggcctctcttgcatgaagaggaggacctaccggaggcctggactcgtgatctggccggagtgttgagttccggaaggccccgccggcgaatgtaacagtgcttttgcctaaagtttgctggatcggtggtatttggtcgtgcgcacccatgcttttattccgacctattggttctggagggagcggcgcgaagctctttttctgtgttgacatcaagtgactatggatccatgatgaaagtcggaagaagagaatttcatgaaagccggaggggaggactagctaagggaggttcaagtctccgcgctgttgagggacttgcttggtgtttcgggcTTCACAACAGTGATATgatagtgggggcgacaacacaggtgaagttcagagtcctacctttcagggtgaaaacccaaggtctggccttaactggttgtgcctggtaatgaccttgttgaaggtattgttttgagagtggggactatcttcacggTGAAAACCTCCAGATCACCGACAATAATGATTTAACTGTGCCACAAACATATCagctcatctcgcctgatctggcATGGGTGTCGCGTCTATGGAAGCTCCAGCTCCTCGGTTTTTGTGGGCTACGGAACACAATGCCTCCCCCAGCACATTCCAACCTCACATCGCTTGAATCCATCTCCATGAGTCGGAACCCCTTCAACCAATCTTttagtgccatcaattttgtTTGGAATCTGCATCTACCTAGCCTCCAATTTCTATCGATGATGCACTGCGGTTTCCATAGTTCTATCCCGGACGCGGTAGGGAACTTGACCTCCCTTGAATACTTGTATCTCGATGGAAACCACATCACTGGCACTGACACGTTTCCGTTGACCTTCAAGAAAGTGAAGAACTTAAAGGGGCTCAGCTTAATAGATAACTTCATCAACATGGACGTAGCGGAGCTATTGGATCGATTGCCATCAGATAAATTGGAGATGTTGTCTTTGGACAACAACAATTTGACAGGGTCCTTACCAAGTCGTCTCCTCCAATTTAGCAGCTTGACATGGGTTATGCTCAGAAACAATAAGCTTTCCGGAGAGATACCAGTTGGTATACGGGAACTCATAAAGTTGAGAGGCTTGTGGCTAAGCTCTAACAACTTATATGGTACAATTACTGAGCAACATTTTCCGATTGGTGGCCAGCTGGAGGTTTTGGATATCAGTTCTAACCAGCTTGTTGGCCCGATTCCAACATTTCCACCGAGCCTAACATCCTTGGATCTGTCTAGAAACAATCTATCAGGCACACTCCCATCAGTGATTGGAAAATCAATGCTACAAGTTGGCATCCTCTTCAGCAATTCCTTGTCTGGAACTATTCCATGCTCCTTGCTTCAGTTGCAACAATTGATGTTTCTGGATCTGTCAAAAAACCAGCTGAGTGGTACATTGCCCAATTGCCCTCAAGAATTTGAAACCTCAAATATTACCCTCCTTAATTTGAACAGCAACAGATTTTCTGGAGCATTCCCTATTTTTCTTCAGAGTTGTAGAGAGCTGAAATTTCTTGATCTGGCATACAATAGATTTTCTGGGAGTTTGCCAACATGGATTCAATCAAAGTTACCACAGTTGGCACTTTTGCAGTTGCGTTCAAACAAGTTCTCTGGTGGCATCCCTGATCAACTAACTAGAATGAAGGCGCTTCAATATTTAGACATTGCAATGAATAACATGTCAGGGAACATACCACAATCAATTGGGAATCTCACAGCTATGACTCTTACTCCCAATAATAGTGGTTCCCTTTCCCAAGTTGTCAATTTTGGAATCAGCACTATGTTCGAGAAAACTACTGCTTATACTGATAGTGTACTTGTGGGCATAAAAGGTCAGCAGCTTGAGTATACCAGAGGAATCATATACATGGTATCAATTGATTTGTCTTGCAACAGTTTAACAGGGCAGATTCCTCAAGAAATTGGCATGCTGGTTGCATTGAAGAACTTAAACTTGTCCGGGAATAGTCTGAGTGACATAATTCCCCAAAGTATTGGTGAGCTACGTGAATTGGAATCTTTTGACCTCTCACACAATCGGCTCCGCGGAGAAATTCCTGGGGGTTTATCAGCTCTATCAGCATTGACCCGATTGAACTTGTCATATAACAATCTGACAGGAACTATACCATCTGGTAATCAATTAAGAACTCTAGATGATCAAGCGTCTATTTACATTGGCAATCCTGGTTTATGTGGTCCATCTCTCAGAAGAAATTGCTCAGGAACTGATATGACTCCACTCGCCCCTGAAGAACATGAAGGCATGCACGATGTGGTTTCCCTTTACCTCAGCATGTGCATAGGATTTGTGGTAGGGCTATGGATTGTCTTCTGTGGCTTTTTATTCAAAAGGAAATGGAGAGTTATGTTTTTCTTATTTTCGGACCACATGTATGATTGGGTTTACATGCAAGTGGCCgtgggctggacttcattggcAAGAAAAATGAGTGGCGGATGAGATAACACTCGAGCTTCTATCTTGGTAACTATGCTATGCTATGCTATGCGAAAGAATAGAATTTATAATTCTCGTTATGTGCCCACTATTTTCTTTGCTGTGTAACGTACCATGCTAAACTGTGAcacttcatattttttaaaatgTGTATGTATACACACACATGTAACCTGTGTTGTAGATGTAGTAACTTACAGCTCTGCTAAGCTCCAGTATGAATTCACACAAGTACTTCCGTCCCGTACTAACTTGTAAGAAATTCTATTGTAACCTACTATCAAGGTGTTCCTCGCCTATAAATATACGGTCATCATCTAACCAGAGGTAAATGCCCTCCCATGAAGGCATGAACACACCGTTTCATGTAATGTTGGAGGAGGGTGTACCGAAGCAGAAACCAATGTTAACATTGGTCTTCCATGCATCATGTTTGTAGGTTCCTTCGGCCAATTGTGCTTAGTTCTTACCGATGTGCCAACTTCAACTGAACATGACAAATGACCTGGCATGGGATACGTGAAACTTATAGCATATACTACCTGTGTTCCGAAATGTAGTATGTTTCGGAAAGCTACTGCATTTCGGAACGGAGGTAATAGCTAGGATCTAGGATATGCTTACTACATTCATTGATAACTGCCAACGGAAGCAAAAGAAACCAGCCCACCCAACAGGCGGCATTTGCAATCCACTGGCTGCCACTGCTTTCGCCTGCCCTTAATAACTGGTGCTTCCACAAAAAAACTCCTACGCGGTCCACTGTTCTAACACAAAATGCTTAGCCCCATAACCTGAGTACTGCTGTGCATCCCTTCCTTAAGACGGTGAAGGCGAAACATGCTTCGCGGCGCGTACCGAGACATCCCTGCAGAAGTTAGAACATACCACATCATGCTGAAGGACGGTGACATAACATCTGTTTGCGAGATGGTAGGTAACTATGCAAGAGTGCAAAGTATACTAGATTACCGGATGGCTTCGGTGATCGTGGTGTCCTTCGGATCAAGCTTCAAAGCCCTGAGAAGTGCGTCGGAAGCGCCAGCATAATCCTAGCACAAGCGTGACACTTTGTCAGGCGGCGGTGAGGGGAACCAGATCAAGCCGACACGCCAATTGGTGATAAGTAACACTGGTGGCGTGTTTTCAAAGATGGATTTCAAGCTAGTTCACGGCAGCAAGGAGTAGAACGAGCAGTGTCATGATGATAACCTGAAGAAAACACAAGGCCATTCCTTGGCGGAAGTAGCCTTTGGCCAAGTCAGGCCGCATCCTGATGCAGGCACAAGCGTCCGACAGTGCTTCATCGCCCATGCCAAGGCGGAGCCAAAAGATGCTCCTGTTTGAATATAAGCTGGCATCTGTGCCATCATCAAATCTCATCGCCTGCGAATGGAGAACAAAATCC
It includes:
- the LOC127317387 gene encoding uncharacterized protein produces the protein MPPPAHSNLTSLESISMSRNPFNQSFSAINFVWNLHLPSLQFLSMMHCGFHSSIPDAVGNLTSLEYLYLDGNHITGTDTFPLTFKKVKNLKGLSLIDNFINMDVAELLDRLPSDKLEMLSLDNNNLTGSLPSRLLQFSSLTWVMLRNNKLSGEIPVGIRELIKLRGLWLSSNNLYGTITEQHFPIGGQLEVLDISSNQLVGPIPTFPPSLTSLDLSRNNLSGTLPSVIGKSMLQVGILFSNSLSGTIPCSLLQLQQLMFLDLSKNQLSGTLPNCPQEFETSNITLLNLNSNRFSGAFPIFLQSCRELKFLDLAYNRFSGSLPTWIQSKLPQLALLQLRSNKFSGGIPDQLTRMKALQYLDIAMNNMSGNIPQSIGNLTAMTLTPNNSGSLSQVVNFGISTMFEKTTAYTDSVLVGIKGQQLEYTRGIIYMVSIDLSCNSLTGQIPQEIGMLVALKNLNLSGNSLSDIIPQSIGELRELESFDLSHNRLRGEIPGGLSALSALTRLNLSYNNLTGTIPSGNQLRTLDDQASIYIGNPGLCGPSLRRNCSGTDMTPLAPEEHEGMHDVVSLYLSMCIGFVVGLWIVFCGFLFKRKWRVMFFLFSDHMYDWVYMQVAVGWTSLARKMSGG
- the LOC127317390 gene encoding pathogen-related protein encodes the protein MASAESDKYRSFMHGEGEKSTVWRLGAPPNYDVVNKLFEEERTKEWPEGSLEEKVQRLLKTWEMEMVHKVRPEDQKSVHSHGFSASTNGMKPLTRNEISAIGGYNAFLATTLPPEHRIYDPEKESAESGMSTFLTAFPRGFAIEVLDVYSGPPRIAFKFRHWGYMEGPFKDHPPHGQRVEFFGVCIFHVDEDSKVEKAEYFYERGNFLASFLSAPASASASASASAPAPLASASGCPVMRAD